TGAGCATGCGTGTGTACGTAGGGTCCGTGAAAGGGCTATCTGGTGGGAGCGGTGATGGATTGTTACACGGCATGCCTTGCATTTCTGAGCTCCTAGATAATCTCAACACGGGCCAATTATTATTTCTGCATGAGGATTACGCGTGTGATGAACGCGATACCACCTCAAGTAGCCaatatatttttcttttttgtcttttggCTGTATTGCTGCGTTACTTGGCTTGGTTGCATctaccatcatcttcccagccccTTACCGTGGCCTTTCTGTACACATAGGTAGCAGAAACTCGACGGTATCGATCATACCCTCCCTGccctcagcttcatctgcCAGGCTGACTGCGTGAAAATAAATAGCTAACGGAAAGCGCCGAGCCACAGGGATGGCTGGAAACTTCACGAccaacaaaaaaaagaaatcaaatcGTGTTTGAATATTCCCACCAgatcttttctttcccatATAATCGCTTGCTCTCTCATCCATCTATCCGTAACCATGCCCTCCTTTACCATTGGAAAGCCCCCACCCATTCTGGACTTTTCCGCATTCTATGCAGATGACAGCCATGGCAAGGCGAAGCTGGTCGAACAGGTGCGGGACTGTTGCTTGCATAACGGCTTCTTTCAAGTCACCGGCCATGGTCTGCCCCTGGATCTGCAGAAACGTGCCTTGAGCTGTGGCAGACGTTTCTTCCTTCTGCCGATGCAAGAGAAGCTAAAGCTTGATAAGAGTAAGCTGTTGCGCTTGTTGATTTATACAGTGTTCGGACCAGAATCACAACTGGAAGCGCAAGCTAATGCCCAGGTGAATAGAACAGAACAAGTACGGCCGGGGCTACGAGGCAGTCCGCTCCTATCAGGCCGAACTTGGAACAGACCCGGACTTGAAGGAGGATTTTTCCATTGGGCGTGAAATCCCCAAGGATCATCCATCTTGCCTCCAGGGAAAACTCGGCTGTGGACCCAACCTGTGGCCCGAGAATATCGACAACCGCGAAGAGTTCCAGAAGACGACAATGGAGTACTTCAACTCCGTGTATCGTCTCGCCGAAGATATTGTTACCGTTCTGTCTCTCTCGCTCGGATTGGACGCAAACCACCTTGACGGTCTTAAGAACGAACCCAGAGTGGGGGTCATGAAATACCAGTATTATCCGCAGCTTCCGGAGGGCGCAGATCTCGAGGTCACCCGGGGTTTTGGCGCCCATACCGACTTTTGCCCCTTGGCTATTATCCTCCAGGATGGTATACCCGGTCTCCAGGTTCTGGATGAGCCCACAGGTGAGTGGGTAACTGTAAGTTGGAAATAACCCTGCCAAGTCTCTCCATTTATCTCCTACTGACCCTGCCTGTGTGTGCATAGATTGAACCCGTTCCAGGAGCCTTTGTTGTCAATCTGGGAGAGTCATTCACGGAATTGACCAACGGCCAGTATAAATCCAGCATCCACCGGGTGATCAACAACCCGGACTCGGATCGTCTGTCCgtccctttcttcttcaacggaGATCCGGACTATCTGCTTGCTCCCCTGCCCATCTGCCAGGGGTCTGGAGACGAGGCGAAAACCCCTCCGCGCACCATTCAAcagttggtgttgagcagGGTGCAGGAAAGGTATGCCCGTGTACAGAAATGACAGAATGGCCAGTGTTTTTAGGGTTTGGTCCATTGCATGTTAGGATCAAACATCGAGATAAACTAGCTATATGACTGGTCGTGTTAATGCTGTCACTTTACATCACTTTATACTGGAAAATAAGAGttgttatttatttaaggGTGAGAATATTgcaggaagagcagaatcCTAAGTAACCCAACAGATTGTAGGTATCAGGTAATTAATCCATGAGGGCCATGACGTGGTAGCTAATTTAGTGCATAAATTACTAGGTAGGCATAGCTTTAAACGAACGCCATAAGAAAGACAGTCCAGATGTAGAATACATagaaatactgttcgaccataaaaaccactagcggcattaggccgtcttCCTAATTGCgttatatgccaacagaaTAGTGTATTTATTTCTTCTAGGGCAACGTAGCCTGCTGTTATAGCACTGTAAGAGCATATCCATCATGGATATATGCCCTTCGAGGCTACGCCCGAGTCGCTGAGAAATACATCATCCGAATCCGATCATCCTGCCCAACCGGCCGCTCCTTACCGTTCATCATATCGTCAAGGACAAAGGATGAAGTCCGAGACTCCACCTGCCAGTCGCCTTTGCTGgccccctcttccttccacAGCTTCTCGATGGTGGCCTCGCTATGCCCAAATAATTCCCAATTGGCGTTTAGCCTAATCGAACCACCCTCTTCAGCGCCAACGTGCCTACCAAACACAAGAGAACCCTTGCGGTCGCGAAGCAATTTCAACACCTTTGAGATGATGATTTTCTGCTGGTCGTAGCtgaagagatggagaaagGCCCCCATGTAGATCATATCGATCTTACCGTGCCATTCCGGTAGGAACTCCCCATCGAAGATACTCTGCGAGTAGAATCGTGCCTTCAGTGTCTCCTTGTCCCGGAAGAGCTCGTAGCCTAGATCGTGAAACTCCGCGTGAAGATCGACCCCGAGCAGATTGTCAGAACTAGCCCCGTCAAAAACCAGCTTGCGGAGGTCCTGACcgaagcagcagcccagATCGAGCAGGGTTTGTCCCGCCGCGAGTCTTTGGAGCACGTCCGGGTACACGGGGCAAAGGTGAGCTCCGAAATCGATGAAGCGGAAGACTCCGATGCACGGATATGGGTAACTGGAGACCGGGGCAGACAAGTCAGAAAGTAGCATTGTGCGGTGTTTTCTGGGACCTACATATCCCATGCCTTCTCTCGGACATCATGAATATGTTTCATGATCTGTTCTTGTGGGATCCCCGAGTATTCACGGAATAATTCTGCAGTTGTCTCCGGTAGCCAGGTCAAGGTTGGATGATACCAATCCACCTCGCGTGAGTTGGACCTTTTCACTGTCGGCTCCGCAGTTGCAGAAGAGGGTGGGATCTTAGCATCAACGGTCATTTTGCTGGCGGGAATGGGGATTTCTGTGCTCTTGAAGTTTTCTTTACTTTGAATATTGAGGGGGAAATTGGAAGTTTCTCAGAAGCAGATATTTCCAACAAGGGAATTTTTGAATATCAAGTGCAGTGCCGGAGTACTGTAATCCTCTGCAGACACCTGGGAGTCAAGTGTGCCATCTTATCTCAATATAGACGCAAGGAGCAGCAATGTAGGCCTGTGTGCTAAGAGCCATGGTAACCTCGCAATTCCAAGTTCTACCTGCATTGCATGCAGGTAGGGTTACTTTTTGGATTTACCTTTTGCCCCATGATAGTCGGCCAGCCCTTATGGAGCAAGTGCATGGGATTACACTCCTGGTTTATTGCAGGATAGAACACCCTTGCCGAGAGCCCTGTCGAGAAGTATTATTATCTTGCTACAGTTATTTCATGTCGATTAGAGCTAAAGTATTTGTTAACACCTCCCTGCTTCACCTTGAGCAACACTATTGTTATTTCACCTTAGACTTGCAAACGCTTTGGCATAATGGGGGCTCCAGCAAAGCAACAGGGCTTTCCAAATGACTCTTTCTTCAAAGAAATTCTCAGGAGGGCAAAGTTGTCGTCCTCTGATGACTGGTTCATTCATGACCCAGCCAACAATATCAAAACCACATACACGCAGCTCCTGCAGGATGTGTTGACTTTCAAAGCCACATTGCGCAATTCACTGTCTGTCGACACATTACGTGGCCTGGACAGTTCCGAGGAGGAAACTGGattgaatttcttcatcttcgccccTTCCGGCTACTATTTCCTGGTAGCGTTTCTTGCCGTCCTTGCCTTGGGAGGTGTAGCGGTTCCTCTAGGTACGTGCTGCTTGTTGGGTTATTATGTGCCATGGTCAATCCGAACTGACAGGGAGATTCAAGCCCACAACATCAATGTCGAAGAAGCTTCCTATCTTCTACAGAAATTCCGTGCCGTCTGTCTGCTGTCCAcgccacagcagcagagtACTATTCAGAAAATCCTAGCCCACGCCAATAAGGCCAACGGGGCCACCCCGTTGAGCGTGGAACTCCCTTTCAAGGATGAGACATCCACCGATGATACCACCGCATTGAGAATTGATAACGATACCGGCTTCCCCCCTGGCCGTGCCGCTACACTGGTAAGCCTTCTCCCAGCCTTTTTCTGGCCTTTCACAGTCCCTGGCCTAACGCTACCAACAAGATGTTCAGCTCAGGAACCACCGGTCCGCCCAAAGGCATCGTCCACTCCCGACGGTACTGGTGTGCGTTGGCCGACAGCTCGGCGCCCCGAACATCGGCTGAGGGCTCGTTGTCTCTAAGTACGCGCGCCATGCATTGGACCGGGGGTCTTCGTCCCGACGTGCTTTCTCTCTTGGGAGGATGCCGGATCGAATACCTCAACGATAGACCCGTCAATGGCAGCGCGCTGTGGGAACGGCTGCGAAAGAAAGGGGTCACGGCGCTGGCGTTAAACCCGATCATGTGGAATCGTATGAAGCAGCACTACGACGATAATCTTTCCGCACTCCCCACGGAGGAGCTACATGGGTATGTCTCTGCGGCTCGAGCTCTAGACATGGCGTCCTCGGTTGGGGGCTTTGTCATTGGACCAGTGCAGCTgttttggaggaagatgttggGAAATCGTTCGTTACAGATCTTCTATGCCACGACAGAAGCTGCGCCGATTATGTTGCAGCCTTTTGGGGCTAATGAGGATAGCGATGAGGTGCGATTGCACCCCCCCCCCCCGGTGCCGGGGCCCTAGACTAATGCGAACTTCAGCGTGTCATCGGCACTCCTTGTGCCAATGTGGAAGTCAAGTTATCTGAAGGCCACCATGGAGAAATCCTAGTCAAAGGCCCGTTCCTTTTTTCCTGGTATCCCTCCCCCTGAATCATCCCACAACGCGCAACACGCTAACATAAAGCTAAGCTACTacgaggacgagaagaaaaCACGAGAGGCATTCGACGAAAACGGGTTCTACAGAACAGGGGACTTGGGCCATTTCAATGGAAAGCACTACATCATCGACGGTAGGGAGTCGACCGACAGTAAGTCACCTTAGGGTTTAGCCAACATTCAGACCGGACCCTGGGCCGCTAACTAAACCCAGTGATTCAGTTTTGCTTCTGGAATATCCCCGGCCTTGAACTGCAAAGCCATATTCTCTCCTTGCCTTATATCGAAGAGGCCTATGTGCTGTCGGTCCCGGACATCCAAGTCCGCACGCGGGCGGCTGCTCTGATCCGACTCAAAGGACCCAGCAAGAAGCTCCCTCTCCATAAGCTGAGATCGGACCTGTCCGCCACCATGCCCCTCTACAAGCTCCCTACACTCATGCGGGCCCTTGATGAGCATGAACAATTCCCCATGACTGAGTCGGGGAGATTGCAGATCAAAGAGGCACTCCGGATGTACTTCCCGCAGACCGTGAATGAGCGGATTGAGGACCTACCTCCTCAGGTCGAGGTGTGGGACATCACGAAGGAAGTCTCAGATAAGCCCCTGCGTCCGTGGGACTGGTCTGGGCTGCCGTTGGAGCTGATTCCTCGCTGAGTGTAGAGGGCGGTTAGTGCAAAGCATTTGTGCTGTCATACAGGGCAGCCCTTTAGCAAATATATATTGAAACCGAGTGACCGTTTTATATTTCCCAATCGCTTGGTAATGCTCAAGTCCTCATCTCATGGACCGTGATTGTATTAGCAACACCGCCTGTTTTCTTAATAGACTGGACGTCCTCCTTCGCATGCAACTCTAGTTGCTGGCACACTCGCTTCCACGTCACTAGCGCCACCTGTGTTGGCGCATTTATCTCGCCCGCTGGAAAACAAATCGGTCATACCGGTGAGTAAATGAGAAGAGGCGGTAACAGCATGTAGCAGTATACTCTGGCAGAGATACGCAGAACAAGATGTCAGCTATTACCATGAGGGATTCACTGGGTCGTGCAAGATTGACACTGGCGGGTCTTGTGGGTGAGGTGGCAAGCTGCCCACTGGCATAACGCAAGGGATATGTATTGAACAGAATGCTACCGCAGTGGCTCCTGCAACCTGTGCCAATATGATGCTGTCTTCGCAGCCACCCACCTCATGATGGCACCCTGTTCAAGGGCTATATTACACAAGCTCAATTCTACCATCCAGCCCCCTACCGCATCCATGATTGCGCGAATAAGCGGTAGATATTGCAGTTACCCCATGGACAGCGTGGTCGAGACGGCGACGGGACGTTCTGTAATGGATAATAGAATACCGCGAGTCTTACACCTTTTCCCTGTCTTTGATATTGTTTTTTCTTTACTCCTTACCTCTCTTAGGCATAACAGAAATGGCATGGCTCCCACCAAGTGCTGCCACCTTCGAAAGACGACGTACGTCGGCTGTAGGAGCCGCTGTTGGGTGACATTCGACTTACTCTGCCTACCCCTTGAATATTGTATTCCTAGACTTCAAGACGCAGGAAATTGGGACATTCCATCCTTCCATGCTTCCCGTACGCCCCTTCATAGCCCTTGTATTCTCTCTACCGCAGGtgaaaagaaggaaatcgGCCGTGAACCCTTTGCCAGCCACCAGCACGCCATTGAACCCTTACTTTGCATAGCAAAGTGAATATATTCGAAGAAAATGCAttccttgatatccagcCCTTACATTGAGAACCATCATCACCCCTACGTGGGCAACCGCCAACGACAGGCCCTAGCATATGGCTGTGATTTTCTTCTACTCTCAGTTCGGTCAGGAACCGGGAATAATTAGCTAGTTAATGTAAATATATGGTTAATGTATCAACCAGATAGCTGCCATCGTTTTCTGGCCAACGCTTCTTCGGGTTACCAGTCAAAGGAAGACCCGCGTCTTTGAAGTTTGGCGAAAGACGCCGTCAAGCAAGATTTAAATCATGGATCCTGCAGAATTGAAAGAGGTATAACTAAAGCGCCCAGCTCACATTCCACACATTTTGTAATAACAACTAGGCAGGCAGTTAGTACAGTGCTAAGGGTGCTAGTTCGTGGCCTAGAGAAATCTGAAAAGGACTTTGAGGCTCTATCAACCGGAGATGCCGTGCAAAATGGCTGTTTTCCCAATGGGGGGGAACAGCTCCTGGCTTATCTGAACGACCCTCAACACCTCAAGCACCTTCTTGGACTTTCCCTTCCGCAGTCCGGAAAAGGACCGGGTGCAATCGAAGCCTGCAGTGAGGAGATCCTGAAATATTCCGTTAATACGGCATCGCCGACCTTCTTGGACAAGCTTTGGTCAACGCCATCAGTTCCTGGAATCGCCGGAGATCTTCTCATGTCAGTCATCAATAGCAATGTTCACGTGTTTCGAACATCCCCAGCCTTGTCTATGATTGAGAAACATGTCGCCCAGGAGTTAGCCCAGACTTTCGGTCTCAGGGGCCCGTATTCTGGCGGCATCAATGTACCAGGTGGAGCCGCTGCAAACCAAACTGCCTTGCTTGTTGCGCGTAATACGCGTTTCCCCAGCTCCAAAACAGCAGGACTGCATAATATGCAGCGAAGGGTTGTGATATTCGCCTCAGAAGCAGCCCATTTTTCGATAAGAACGGCGGTGCAGACTTTGGGGTTAGGAACAACATCACTAAGGGAGATTGCTACCTGTCCCAATGGCTCCATGGAAGTTTCAGCGCTCAGGGCAGCTCTTCATGAAGCTGCTAGCGCTGGCGAAATACCACTAGCAGTTTGTGCTACGGCGGGCACAACAGTACGAGGGGCGTATGATCCATTGCAAAGTATTTCTCAGCTCTGCAAAGAATATAATGCGTGGCTCCATGTTGATGCCTGTTGGGGTGGTGCGGCTATCTTCTCTCCGAGGTTTCGAGACAAGCTCGCTGGAATCGATCAAGCAGATAGTATCGCATATAACCCCCATAAACTGCTTGGAATACCGCAAATATGTTCCTTCGTTCTCGGTAGGGACATGCGGACTTTCTGGTATTCTAACAAGGTAGATGCAGGCTATTTATTCCACCAGGACACCacgtcaacatcatccaAAGCGTGCCAGTCAGACGGCTGCAGAGCCACGGCAAACGTGACACCTGTCGATGAACACTTCGATTTACAATACAAATGGCGAGACGCGAATCATATCATTGCCGCACCCGACCCAAACAAGGTATACGATCTGGCATCTTTCACTCCTCAGTGTGGTCGCCGGTCTGATGCAGTGAAACTTTACTTTCACTGGCAGTACTATGGTAGAGACGGCATTGCGAAGCAAATTGATATAGCCTTTGATACGGCGTCTTATCTTGCTCAGCAAATTGCGAGCCATTCTTGTTTTCGTCTCCTAGGCGATGTTCAGGTGCCTGGACCACAGGTTTGTTTCTACTACGCCGGACGGATGTATAAAAGGATGGCATCCCACGATGATGAAAAGCACCAGAACTCTTACTTTACACACCTCCTATCGTCTGGGCTCTTGAAGAGGGGTTGGATGATCGACTATGCGCCAGGATCTGATAAAGAAGGCGAAGTTGGCGACTTTCTCCGTGTTGTATGCAACCGCAATACAAGCTTGTTGGTTGCGGACGGACTCTTGAGGGCCCTTTTATGCACAGTAACAGAGGATTTGCATCTTTGAAACCCTTTAGGAGATTGGGGTTTAGAAGGCGattctaactatatatcAGAGCTTGACATCTTCTGATAGCAGTCAACACAGAATTCCTATTTCCATCGTTTCCAGTAATCCTAAGGATACAGTatcagctggagaagctccaACTCCATGCCTTTTATCTATACACCCTATATAAACAGGTTCCACCTGGCGTGACTGATCTATCctacttttttataaataaatgGCAATGGCTCCTGGGTTTCTGCTGCCCTCGGTAGAGGGGAGGTATTTGTAAACAAGACTGATGACCGCCCAGAGCCGGCTCGCACCAAGAAGACAGTGTTCGGTGTATTAAAGAACGAGCTTGCAAGGATATGCTGCTCTCGGGGTCGATTATACCGAGCCATAGTAAGCATTGCCCGAGGAATTCAACCGTTCCCCGCAGTGATACCCGTATCTTGTGATCTTATTCTTGTCACGGTGCGCTAGGATGTACAAGTAGCCACGCCCGCCATGCTTCATCCTCCTGTTTCATGCCGTTACTCTGGTCAGTATGAAATTGTTACACCTTTGGGCAGCTTCGAGCGCCTCATGCGCGACCATTGCACGGGCCAGTCTGCTAAGCTCTGACTTCCAggtcgacatcgacgacgtCACTGGTGCACTCGTGGGCTTGCGGGATACGCAAGGCAATGGGTCGTTCATGAACTGGGTCGGCTCACCCACGGATACTCCCTGGCTGCCGCTTGGGAGCCGATGGGGACTTGGCTTCGCGGACCTGGGCCCTGATTTTCTTCATCGATTTTACTGGCGTGATCCGCAGATCTCTGCCAACACCAGCCGAGCGAGCCATGCTGTGTCTTACACCGCCGGATCCTTAAGGTTGGATGTCGACCGATATCTGAGTGAAGAAGACGGGTCTTTCACGGAAAGATATACGTTTGTCAACAAGGGAAATGAGTCTCTGAACCTGGCAGAGGCCAAGAGCCATGCTATCGCAGTTTACACACCGTTTAACGACCACTACACCAATACTTCGGACGCCATACGCAACCGCGCGCATGCCCACGTATGGGCTAATGGCGGAGCGAATGCGTGGGTCAAGATGGATCAGATGGGCGGATTCGGCCGCAATCTGGGACTCGTCTTGACCAAGGGCTCCCTGGCAGGTTACAGCATTGAATCCCGCGATATCGTTACCATGTCAAACACTCGCGGGGTCTTCCTCTTGCATCCAACCATTCCGACGCTTCAACCCGGAGAATCCGCGTCAATCGAGTGGACTTTATTCTAGCACAGCGACTGGGGAGACTTCTTCGAGCAGTGTGCGGAGCGGTCTAATCAGTTCATTCGATTTAATATCCCAGCTCACACCCTGGTTGAAGGTGAGGACATAACAATCAATATGACTGGTGCGGTCAGCGAGAGGACTCGGGTGAATGGACATTCGGTTTCTTGCAGCAAGGATGCCTGCCAATACTCCATCTCCGCTGGCTCCCATGGCCAGAAGGACATACAGATCTCTACGCCGACAAAAGGTGGTCTTCAAAACTcgaccatcttcctcaacacAGTACCGGACCTAGACGACCTGGTGACTTCAAGGGTCGAATTTATCATCAAAAACCAGCAGGTCAGTGGAGACCGAGAGAACCCCAACTTTGGTGGCTATGCTGTATACGACACGCAGGCAGAGTCAATTGCCTTTTGGGATAAATCGTCAGATCGCACGACAGGGAGGGAACGCGTTGGGATGGGCATATTCATCAGTCGCTATCTGGCCTCCCATCCCAACGCTACCGCCGTGCGATCATCTCTCCAGACATATTACGAATTCGTGAGCCTGAAGCTGCAAGGGGAGAATGGCGAGGTTTACGACCGACCAAAAGGTGCAGGCACCAGTGTTGAGCGCCTGTACAACTGGCCATGGGTCATCCAATTCCATCTCGCGGTCTCCAAGTTGGACCTCGACCTTTCGGGCCCCGTAGCGGTCAAGTCACCGCTGGAACGATTCATGATGACACTCGAAAACTTTTACGAAATGGGTGGAAAGGAGCTATACGCCATTGGCTTACCCGTCTTCGAGTCCCTCCAATTCCTCAGGGAGTCGGGTCATGATAGGTACTACAAGAGAGCCTTAgagctcttcctcagtcaCGGCGAGGTTATCTTAGGAAGAGGTCTCGACTATCCGCCATTCGAGGTTAATTTCGAGCAGTCCATTGTCGCGCCTGCTGCCGCCATGATGTTAGAGCTGTATCGTGCTACAGGTAATCAGACCTGGCTTGCGGCCGGGAAGATACAGCTCGACACCCTGCTGCGCTTCCAAGGCAAACAACCTGACTACCGCATGAACAGCATTGCAATCAGACATTGGGACGGGTACTGGTTCGGCAAAGACCGTCACTGGGGCGACACGTTCCCGCATCACTGGAGTACCATTGACGCAATCGCCCTGTACCACTACGCAAAGGCCACCGGGGATGAAGCGTATCAGAAGCATGCGGACGAGATTGTTCGGAACAACTTGGCCTTGTTCTCACCGGATGGAACTGCTGGATGCGCTTGGATTTATCCACTCACGGTGAATGGCCGGGAGACGCACTACAGGGACCCGTATGCCAATGATCAGGACTGGGCTCTCAATCACCTCCTGTACATACGGACGATGGAGTTGGAAGCACAAAAATAAAACCCCAGGTTATTACATCTATCGATCATGCACATTGCAACGTTACATTGATACCCAATCGACAAATCAGTCGTAATGGTATTGACAAAGAGGGTTTTAGAGTCCAGCTAGGATGGTTATGAGTAGGGTGTTCGACGGGGAGTGAAGGGTTGGAAGTCCCCAAATGGCCGAGGTTTCAGAGGTAATGACAGGGCAGTACCAAGCATTAACCAAGAAATACCAGGTTGGTAAATGCAAATATGCCAATTTGGGCGCTATGGGAGCGTGATGGACGACGAAACCCTAGGCCAACATTCTTACGGATCAGACACCTCCATGACCCTTCCACTTGGACTGTCAACCGTCTTCTCTGGTGGAGAGCGTGAGTTCGATGCAGGCTGGTCTTCGTTCAACCTCTTTGGAGAGAAAAAGATGCTCAGGGTTGAATTCCAGCGCCGCCATCGCTGGGACTTTCTTTGGAGCAGGTCTGCAATAGAGCACAAGTGAGCTTGACCACCCGCAAGAAGACAACGGAGCTACTCACCATTCAGAATATATACAAGTTCAACCGGAATCGGCGCCCAGATGGTCAAAGCTGCAATCTGGCCGAACCCCcactcatcatcctcaaatTCGTCCCTGGCCAGACTGCGCAGgtgtcgtcgctgtcgccaCATCATCGTCACGCCAACCACCATGCCCGCCGTCAAAAGCCCAATCAACAAGACCCAGAACAGAATCAAGACCTTGAACGCCGTCCTGCGCAACGTGTCGCCCTGGAACTTCGCCTTCAGCGTCTGCAGCCAGAACGCAACGGTGCCGGCCACTGCGAAAATGGCAGAAGCCCACCCTGGATACGGGACCGGGTTGATGACGCTGTAGTCGGTGGAGCTGTGCGCGCAACCATCAGATGCAAGGTGCCAGTCTGCCCTGCTCTCGCTGCCCAGATGGCTCTTGCCAAGGGCGACAGTGACGAGGACAAACACAACAAAGTAGAGCAGCACGCGCGCTGCCCAGCGAGACACTGGCTGCGTCACGACCAGACAAAAGAAGGTCACAAGGATGCTGTTGACTtgcaagaaggccatggcctGCATCTCGGCAATTTCAAAGGTGGATGGGTTCTGGGACAGGTGTGCGAGCGTTGCGAGGGCGGAGGAACCCACGAAGAAAGCattcgaggagaagaagttgaCTTGGATGTCTTTCAGGTCGCGGGCGAAGGCGCTCACTGGGCTGAATGCGAGATAGAGGATGCGATAAACAGGGCCGACAAGGATAGTGAGCCCGGCTTGAATACTGTAGGCATACATCATCTATCATAAGTCTAGTAGTGAGCGATTAGGCCTGCCACCATGTGGACAATTTCGGACTGAGCCTTACGCCGATTCCTGAGAGATCAGGGTTTCCGACCCCGTATGTGAGTAGGCATAAGTTTTGGCAGTTCTGCACCTCCACGGTGATGTTCAGGCTGTTCTTGTGGGCATAGCTGAAGAAGTCGTCCATCGTGGTAAAGTCGCAATTTCTGTC
This genomic interval from Aspergillus puulaauensis MK2 DNA, chromosome 7, nearly complete sequence contains the following:
- a CDS encoding isopenicillin N synthase family dioxygenase (COG:Q;~EggNog:ENOG410PIRX;~InterPro:IPR026992,IPR027443,IPR005123;~PFAM:PF03171,PF14226;~antiSMASH:Cluster_7.4;~go_function: GO:0016491 - oxidoreductase activity [Evidence IEA];~go_process: GO:0055114 - oxidation-reduction process [Evidence IEA]) is translated as MPSFTIGKPPPILDFSAFYADDSHGKAKLVEQVRDCCLHNGFFQVTGHGLPLDLQKRALSCGRRFFLLPMQEKLKLDKKQNKYGRGYEAVRSYQAELGTDPDLKEDFSIGREIPKDHPSCLQGKLGCGPNLWPENIDNREEFQKTTMEYFNSVYRLAEDIVTVLSLSLGLDANHLDGLKNEPRVGVMKYQYYPQLPEGADLEVTRGFGAHTDFCPLAIILQDGIPGLQVLDEPTGEWVTIEPVPGAFVVNLGESFTELTNGQYKSSIHRVINNPDSDRLSVPFFFNGDPDYLLAPLPICQGSGDEAKTPPRTIQQLVLSRVQERYARVQK
- a CDS encoding class I SAM-dependent methyltransferase (COG:S;~EggNog:ENOG410PXQE;~InterPro:IPR029063,IPR041698;~PFAM:PF13649;~antiSMASH:Cluster_7.4) codes for the protein MTVDAKIPPSSATAEPTVKRSNSREVDWYHPTLTWLPETTAELFREYSGIPQEQIMKHIHDVREKAWDIYPYPCIGVFRFIDFGAHLCPVYPDVLQRLAAGQTLLDLGCCFGQDLRKLVFDGASSDNLLGVDLHAEFHDLGYELFRDKETLKARFYSQSIFDGEFLPEWHGKIDMIYMGAFLHLFSYDQQKIIISKVLKLLRDRKGSLVFGRHVGAEEGGSIRLNANWELFGHSEATIEKLWKEEGASKGDWQVESRTSSFVLDDMMNGKERPVGQDDRIRMMYFSATRA
- a CDS encoding class I adenylate-forming enzyme family protein (COG:I;~EggNog:ENOG410PUR4;~InterPro:IPR042099,IPR000873,IPR020845;~PFAM:PF00501;~SMCOG1002:AMP-dependent synthetase and ligase;~TransMembrane:1 (i89-109o);~antiSMASH:Cluster_7.4), producing MGAPAKQQGFPNDSFFKEILRRAKLSSSDDWFIHDPANNIKTTYTQLLQDVLTFKATLRNSLSVDTLRGLDSSEEETGLNFFIFAPSGYYFLVAFLAVLALGGVAVPLAHNINVEEASYLLQKFRAVCLLSTPQQQSTIQKILAHANKANGATPLSVELPFKDETSTDDTTALRIDNDTGFPPGRAATLMFSSGTTGPPKGIVHSRRYWCALADSSAPRTSAEGSLSLSTRAMHWTGGLRPDVLSLLGGCRIEYLNDRPVNGSALWERLRKKGVTALALNPIMWNRMKQHYDDNLSALPTEELHGYVSAARALDMASSVGGFVIGPVQLFWRKMLGNRSLQIFYATTEAAPIMLQPFGANEDSDERVIGTPCANVEVKLSEGHHGEILVKGPFLFSCYYEDEKKTREAFDENGFYRTGDLGHFNGKHYIIDGRESTDMIQFCFWNIPGLELQSHILSLPYIEEAYVLSVPDIQVRTRAAALIRLKGPSKKLPLHKLRSDLSATMPLYKLPTLMRALDEHEQFPMTESGRLQIKEALRMYFPQTVNERIEDLPPQVEVWDITKEVSDKPLRPWDWSGLPLELIPR
- a CDS encoding pyridoxal phosphate-dependent decarboxylase family protein (COG:E;~EggNog:ENOG410PUEX;~InterPro:IPR015424,IPR002129;~PFAM:PF00282;~SMCOG1180:Decarboxylase, pyridoxal-dependent;~antiSMASH:Cluster_7.4;~go_function: GO:0016831 - carboxy-lyase activity [Evidence IEA];~go_function: GO:0030170 - pyridoxal phosphate binding [Evidence IEA];~go_process: GO:0019752 - carboxylic acid metabolic process [Evidence IEA]) is translated as MDPAELKEAVSTVLRVLVRGLEKSEKDFEALSTGDAVQNGCFPNGGEQLLAYLNDPQHLKHLLGLSLPQSGKGPGAIEACSEEILKYSVNTASPTFLDKLWSTPSVPGIAGDLLMSVINSNVHVFRTSPALSMIEKHVAQELAQTFGLRGPYSGGINVPGGAAANQTALLVARNTRFPSSKTAGLHNMQRRVVIFASEAAHFSIRTAVQTLGLGTTSLREIATCPNGSMEVSALRAALHEAASAGEIPLAVCATAGTTVRGAYDPLQSISQLCKEYNAWLHVDACWGGAAIFSPRFRDKLAGIDQADSIAYNPHKLLGIPQICSFVLGRDMRTFWYSNKVDAGYLFHQDTTSTSSKACQSDGCRATANVTPVDEHFDLQYKWRDANHIIAAPDPNKVYDLASFTPQCGRRSDAVKLYFHWQYYGRDGIAKQIDIAFDTASYLAQQIASHSCFRLLGDVQVPGPQVCFYYAGRMYKRMASHDDEKHQNSYFTHLLSSGLLKRGWMIDYAPGSDKEGEVGDFLRVVCNRNTSLLVADGLLRALLCTVTEDLHL